In Pseudomonas sp. GCEP-101, one DNA window encodes the following:
- a CDS encoding putative 2-dehydropantoate 2-reductase, translated as MTWTILGAGSLGCLWAARLSRAGLPVRLLLRDRQRLNAYRALGGITLVEDGRASLYPIPAETAAQGAPIQRLLLACKAYDAESAAASVAARLAPGAELILLQNGLGSQQAVSAHLPRARCLYASSTEGAFREADFRVVFAGKGQTWLGDEQGGPAPTWLADLHRAEIPVQWSDDILERLWRKLALNCAINPLTVLHQCRNGELAGHPGEVAGLCDELGQLLHAAGYSAAARELQAEVERVINATAANFSSMYQDVAQGRRSEIAYLLGHACREGDRLHLALPRLRALHERLRVYLVARGLPDD; from the coding sequence CGGCGCCGGCAGCCTCGGTTGCCTGTGGGCCGCCCGCCTGTCCCGCGCCGGCCTGCCGGTGCGCCTGCTGCTGCGCGACCGCCAGCGCCTCAATGCCTACCGCGCCCTGGGCGGCATCACCCTGGTGGAAGACGGTCGCGCGAGCCTCTACCCCATACCCGCGGAAACCGCCGCCCAGGGCGCGCCGATCCAGCGCCTGCTGCTGGCCTGCAAGGCCTACGATGCCGAATCCGCCGCCGCCAGCGTGGCCGCACGGCTGGCGCCGGGCGCCGAGTTGATCCTGCTGCAGAACGGCCTGGGCAGCCAGCAGGCGGTCAGCGCCCACCTGCCACGCGCCCGCTGCCTGTATGCCTCCAGCACCGAAGGCGCCTTCCGCGAAGCCGATTTCCGCGTGGTGTTCGCCGGCAAGGGCCAGACCTGGCTGGGCGACGAACAGGGCGGCCCCGCGCCCACCTGGCTGGCGGACCTGCACCGGGCAGAGATTCCCGTGCAGTGGAGCGACGACATCCTCGAACGCTTGTGGCGCAAGCTCGCGCTGAACTGCGCGATCAACCCGCTCACCGTGCTGCACCAGTGCCGCAACGGCGAACTGGCCGGCCACCCCGGCGAAGTGGCCGGGCTCTGCGACGAACTCGGCCAGCTGCTGCATGCCGCCGGTTACTCCGCTGCCGCACGGGAGCTTCAGGCCGAGGTGGAACGGGTCATCAACGCCACCGCCGCGAACTTCTCCTCCATGTACCAGGACGTCGCCCAGGGCCGGCGCAGCGAGATCGCCTACCTGCTCGGCCATGCCTGCCGCGAAGGCGACCGCCTGCACCTGGCGCTGCCGCGGCTGCGCGCCCTGCACGAACGGCTGCGGGTCTACCTGGTGGCACGTGGATTGCCCGACGACTGA
- a CDS encoding sensor histidine kinase — translation MNLRQRLEDLPVGQKILAALLVLLATVMLVANLAFISAAYWISQDSVAPQALQTIGRLIANPALSEPALSSPTQAQVLLRQLDDYQPLRAAALYDSNGERIAQTPGNGPVALPERLDHLERWREHEYRLNALFELPQAGRNSGYLLLVASSELPGAFYTGTLTASLVILAVSVLLWLLIAQQIRRLITRPIRSLEELSRQVTREENYALRAERGNADEIGRLADAFNTMLTRIEAREHQLKRARDDAQEAVEQAQSLAEETRRSNRKLELEVQVRSKIEKKLTGFQHYLNSIIDSMPSALIAVDEQLYVTQWNQEASQLSGTSLDDAVNQPVFLAFPSLKPFLPQLTRAAEQHKVERVERVTWALTDTPRHYALTFYPLMGGTGRGAVIRIDDITDRLGMEEMMVQSEKMLSVGGLAAGMAHEINNPLGAILHNVQNIRRRLSPDLTKNLEVAGEVGVRLDDLNHYLEAREIPKLLDGIQYAGSRAAKIVSHMLSFSRRSHRQMAACELPALLEQAVEIAGNDFDLTGGFDFKSLDIVHEYDPRLGPVPVIANEIEQVLLNLLKNGAQAIHQRDDEEEGELGRITLRTRLNPPWAEIQVEDNGCGMPENVRKRIFEPFFTTKEVGQGTGLGLSVSYFIVTNNHKGQMEVQSELGVGTCFTIRLPLGAEISPPLPLLAPGDKEH, via the coding sequence ATGAACCTGCGCCAGCGCCTGGAAGACCTGCCGGTCGGCCAGAAAATCCTCGCCGCCCTGCTGGTGCTGCTGGCGACCGTCATGCTGGTCGCCAACCTCGCCTTCATCAGCGCGGCCTACTGGATCTCCCAGGACAGCGTCGCCCCCCAGGCCCTGCAGACCATCGGCCGGCTGATCGCCAACCCGGCGCTCAGCGAGCCGGCGCTCTCCTCGCCCACCCAGGCCCAGGTGCTGCTGCGCCAGCTGGATGACTACCAGCCACTGCGCGCCGCCGCGCTGTACGACAGCAATGGCGAGCGCATCGCCCAGACACCGGGCAACGGGCCGGTGGCGCTGCCCGAGCGCCTGGACCACCTGGAACGCTGGCGCGAGCACGAATACCGCCTCAACGCCCTGTTCGAATTGCCCCAGGCCGGGCGCAACAGCGGTTACCTGCTGCTGGTGGCCAGCAGCGAGCTGCCCGGCGCCTTCTACACCGGCACGCTCACCGCCAGCCTGGTGATTCTCGCCGTGTCGGTGCTGCTCTGGCTGCTCATCGCCCAGCAGATCCGCCGCCTGATCACCCGGCCGATCCGCAGCCTGGAAGAGCTCTCGCGCCAGGTGACGCGCGAGGAGAACTACGCCCTGCGCGCCGAGCGCGGCAATGCCGACGAGATCGGCCGCCTGGCTGACGCCTTCAACACCATGCTGACCCGCATCGAAGCCCGCGAGCACCAGCTCAAGCGCGCCCGCGACGACGCCCAGGAGGCCGTGGAGCAGGCCCAGTCGCTGGCCGAGGAAACCCGCCGCTCGAACCGCAAGCTCGAGCTGGAAGTGCAGGTGCGCAGCAAGATCGAGAAGAAGCTCACCGGTTTCCAGCACTACCTCAACAGCATCATCGACTCCATGCCCTCGGCGCTGATCGCGGTGGACGAACAGCTCTACGTCACCCAGTGGAACCAGGAAGCCAGCCAGCTTTCCGGCACCAGCCTGGACGACGCCGTGAACCAGCCGGTGTTCCTCGCCTTCCCCTCGCTCAAACCCTTCCTGCCGCAGCTCACCCGTGCCGCCGAGCAGCACAAGGTCGAGCGCGTCGAGCGGGTGACCTGGGCCCTCACCGACACCCCACGGCACTACGCCCTGACCTTCTACCCACTGATGGGCGGCACCGGCCGTGGCGCGGTGATCCGCATCGACGACATCACCGACCGCCTGGGCATGGAAGAAATGATGGTGCAGTCGGAGAAGATGCTCTCCGTCGGCGGCCTCGCGGCCGGCATGGCGCACGAAATCAACAATCCGCTGGGGGCGATCCTGCACAACGTGCAGAACATCCGCCGGCGCCTGTCGCCGGACCTCACCAAGAACCTCGAAGTGGCCGGCGAAGTCGGCGTGCGCCTGGACGATCTCAACCACTACCTCGAAGCGCGGGAGATTCCCAAGCTGCTGGACGGCATCCAGTACGCGGGCTCCCGGGCGGCGAAGATCGTCAGCCACATGCTCTCCTTCAGCCGCCGCAGCCACCGCCAGATGGCCGCCTGCGAGCTGCCCGCGCTGCTGGAACAGGCGGTGGAGATCGCCGGCAACGACTTCGACCTCACCGGCGGCTTCGACTTCAAGTCGCTGGACATCGTCCACGAGTACGACCCGCGCCTGGGGCCGGTGCCGGTGATCGCCAACGAGATCGAGCAGGTACTGCTCAACCTCTTGAAGAACGGCGCCCAGGCCATCCACCAGCGCGACGACGAGGAAGAAGGCGAACTCGGCCGCATCACCCTGCGCACCCGGCTCAACCCGCCGTGGGCGGAAATCCAGGTGGAAGACAACGGCTGCGGCATGCCGGAGAACGTGCGCAAGCGCATCTTCGAGCCGTTCTTCACCACCAAGGAGGTCGGCCAGGGCACTGGGCTGGGCCTGTCGGTCTCGTACTTCATCGTCACCAACAACCACAAGGGGCAGATGGAGGTGCAGTCCGAGCTGGGCGTGGGCACCTGCTTCACCATCCGTCTCCCGCTGGGCGCCGAGATTTCCCCGCCGCTACCGCTGCTGGCGCCGGGCGACAAGGAGCATTGA